In Campylobacter concisus, a genomic segment contains:
- a CDS encoding AMIN domain-containing protein yields the protein MKKFWLVLSIFAISVFARENPFMPISELNTSVMTTNIIEKFDRFDSLSFKFPSDAALLLDVTIRYRANDGTIKEKRLADINKTIDYSDEFALNKVKNPEPIVAKKLDVSVTMANMPSQKVSTPVIIEKNETKISNKDRNKTSDMPTPNVVVIDLSTDKAKETNIKPEQKVVEIKIEPSTKPVDNVKNGKDVKFLGFISFLANSKELKIATKAKNLKHFAYEKNKIVLDFARPPRSFKTKSLKLENEYFKNVIIGWHDRYFRVVLELDKMHKYKLEAVENGYLLKLL from the coding sequence ATGAAAAAATTTTGGTTAGTTTTATCTATATTTGCAATAAGCGTCTTTGCTAGAGAGAACCCATTTATGCCTATTAGCGAGCTAAATACAAGCGTTATGACAACAAATATCATAGAAAAATTTGATAGATTTGATTCTCTTTCGTTTAAATTTCCAAGCGATGCGGCACTTTTACTAGATGTCACCATAAGATATAGAGCAAATGACGGCACTATAAAGGAAAAAAGACTAGCTGATATAAATAAAACTATCGATTACAGCGATGAATTTGCTTTAAATAAGGTAAAAAATCCAGAACCAATCGTGGCAAAAAAGCTAGATGTTTCGGTCACAATGGCAAATATGCCTAGCCAAAAAGTAAGCACTCCTGTAATAATAGAAAAAAATGAAACTAAAATTTCAAACAAAGATAGAAATAAAACTTCAGATATGCCAACTCCAAATGTTGTAGTGATCGATCTTAGCACAGATAAAGCAAAAGAAACTAACATAAAGCCTGAACAAAAGGTAGTCGAGATAAAGATTGAGCCTAGTACAAAACCAGTTGATAATGTAAAAAATGGAAAAGATGTTAAATTTCTAGGTTTTATAAGCTTTCTAGCCAACAGCAAAGAGCTAAAAATCGCTACAAAAGCTAAAAATTTAAAGCATTTTGCTTATGAGAAAAATAAGATCGTGCTTGACTTTGCAAGGCCGCCAAGAAGCTTTAAAACTAAGAGCTTAAAACTTGAAAATGAATATTTTAAAAATGTGATCATAGGCTGGCATGATAGATATTTCAGAGTGGTTTTAGAGCTTGATAAGATGCATAAATATAAGCTTGAAGCCGTTGAAAATGGATATTTGCTTAAGCTTTTATAG
- the eno gene encoding phosphopyruvate hydratase, producing the protein MVFIEDVEAHEVLDSRGNPTVRATVRLSDGTEASAIVPSGASTGKREALELRDKDERYAGKGVLKAVSNVNEKIAEAIIGLDAYNQKAVDEEMLELDGTHNYSNLGANAVLGVSMAVARAAAKSLNIPLYRYLGGANASILPVPMFNIINGGAHANNSVDFQEFMIMPFGFSTFSEALRAATEIYHKLKSILNAAGHSTAVGDEGGFAPNLKDNEEPLKLISQAVKEAGYELGSQIKLALDVASSELYKDGKYELEGKKFSSDELISYYEKLCEKYPIFSIEDGLSEDDWSGWAELTKRLGSKVQLVGDDLFVTNEKILREGIEKNIANAILIKPNQIGSVTQTMQTVRLAQRNGYRCIMSHRSGESEDAFIADFAVALNTGEIKTGATSRSERNAKYNRLLEIELEAGEFLGDNI; encoded by the coding sequence ATGGTATTTATTGAAGATGTAGAAGCTCACGAGGTTTTAGACAGCAGAGGCAACCCAACAGTTCGTGCGACAGTTAGACTAAGTGACGGAACCGAGGCAAGCGCGATCGTACCAAGCGGCGCAAGCACCGGCAAGCGTGAGGCGCTTGAGCTTCGCGACAAAGACGAGAGATATGCTGGCAAGGGCGTTTTAAAGGCTGTTTCAAACGTAAATGAAAAGATAGCCGAGGCGATAATCGGTCTTGATGCTTACAATCAAAAGGCAGTCGATGAAGAGATGCTTGAGCTTGATGGCACGCACAACTACTCAAATTTAGGCGCAAACGCAGTCCTTGGCGTATCTATGGCGGTAGCTCGCGCAGCTGCAAAGAGCCTAAATATCCCACTCTACCGCTATCTTGGCGGTGCAAACGCTAGTATCTTGCCAGTGCCGATGTTTAACATCATAAATGGCGGTGCACACGCAAATAATAGCGTTGATTTCCAAGAATTTATGATCATGCCATTTGGCTTTAGCACATTTAGTGAGGCACTAAGAGCTGCAACTGAAATTTATCACAAGCTAAAATCTATCCTAAACGCAGCTGGCCACAGCACCGCTGTCGGCGATGAGGGTGGTTTTGCTCCAAATTTAAAAGACAACGAAGAGCCACTAAAGCTTATCTCACAAGCTGTAAAAGAGGCCGGATATGAGCTAGGCAGCCAGATAAAACTAGCGCTTGATGTAGCTTCAAGTGAGCTTTATAAAGATGGCAAATACGAGCTTGAGGGCAAGAAATTTAGCAGCGATGAACTCATTAGCTACTACGAAAAACTTTGTGAAAAATATCCGATATTCTCTATCGAAGATGGCCTTAGCGAGGACGACTGGAGCGGCTGGGCTGAGCTTACAAAAAGGCTTGGCAGCAAGGTGCAGCTAGTTGGTGACGATCTTTTCGTTACAAATGAGAAAATTTTACGCGAGGGCATCGAGAAAAACATCGCAAATGCAATATTAATTAAGCCAAATCAAATAGGCTCAGTCACTCAAACTATGCAAACCGTCCGCCTTGCTCAAAGAAACGGCTATCGCTGCATAATGAGTCACAGAAGCGGCGAGAGCGAAGATGCGTTCATCGCTGACTTTGCAGTCGCACTAAATACTGGCGAGATAAAGACAGGTGCTACTTCAAGAAGCGAGCGCAACGCAAAATACAACCGTTTGCTCGAGATCGAACTTGAGGCTGGAGAGTTTTTGGGGGATAATATTTGA
- the recA gene encoding recombinase RecA translates to MAKEKDSDKKIAIPESEADKKKALELALKQIDKAFGKGTLLRLGDKEVEAIESIPTGSLGLDLALGIGGVPKGRIIEIYGPESSGKTTLTLHIIAEAQKAGGICAFVDAEHALDVKYASNLGVNTDNLYVSQPDFGEQALEIVETLARSGAVDLIVVDSVAALTPKSEIDGDMGDQHVGLQARLMSQALRKLTGILSKMKTTVIFINQIRMKIGMMGYGTPETTTGGNALKFYSSVRIDVRKIATLKQNDEPIGNRTKAKVVKNKVAPPFKVAEFDIMFGEGVSKEGEIIDYGVKLDIIDKSGAWFSYKAEKLGQGRENAKAYLKEHPEISDEIVAAIKGSMGIDHLISSGAKDEDDDTNEAGDE, encoded by the coding sequence ATGGCAAAAGAAAAAGATAGTGATAAAAAGATAGCTATCCCGGAGAGCGAAGCGGACAAGAAAAAGGCGCTCGAGCTTGCACTAAAGCAGATCGATAAAGCTTTTGGCAAAGGCACGCTTTTAAGACTTGGCGACAAAGAAGTTGAGGCGATCGAGTCGATACCGACTGGCTCGCTAGGGCTTGATCTAGCTCTTGGCATAGGCGGTGTCCCAAAAGGCAGGATCATAGAGATCTATGGACCAGAAAGCTCTGGTAAGACAACGCTCACGCTTCACATCATCGCTGAAGCGCAAAAAGCTGGCGGAATTTGTGCATTTGTCGATGCAGAGCACGCACTAGACGTAAAATACGCTTCAAATTTAGGCGTCAATACCGACAACCTTTACGTCTCTCAGCCAGATTTTGGCGAGCAGGCACTTGAGATCGTTGAGACGCTTGCAAGAAGCGGTGCAGTCGATCTTATCGTAGTTGATAGCGTCGCCGCACTTACTCCAAAGAGCGAGATAGACGGCGATATGGGCGATCAGCACGTTGGTCTGCAAGCTAGACTTATGAGCCAGGCGCTTAGAAAGCTAACTGGAATTTTAAGCAAGATGAAAACAACTGTTATCTTCATCAACCAAATTCGTATGAAGATCGGTATGATGGGATATGGCACGCCAGAGACTACAACTGGCGGTAATGCACTTAAATTTTACTCATCTGTAAGAATAGACGTAAGAAAGATAGCTACACTTAAACAAAACGACGAGCCTATCGGCAACCGGACAAAAGCAAAAGTGGTTAAAAACAAGGTCGCGCCTCCATTTAAAGTGGCTGAATTTGACATTATGTTTGGCGAGGGTGTGAGCAAAGAGGGCGAGATCATCGACTATGGCGTAAAACTCGACATCATTGACAAATCAGGTGCGTGGTTTAGCTACAAGGCCGAAAAACTAGGTCAAGGCAGAGAAAACGCCAAAGCCTACCTAAAAGAGCATCCAGAAATTTCTGATGAAATAGTAGCGGCGATAAAAGGCTCAATGGGGATCGATCACCTAATAAGCAGCGGCGCAAAAGACGAAGACGACGACACAAACGAAGCAGGAGATGAATAA
- a CDS encoding addiction module antitoxin: MSEFLSEVFTLSFLFIAIGFYAIYRAKKAQSEHEKNVTSYDKNLLNFAKILGVKDHIDLVKFDEILAEALKEKLIFKFNKSTSQEEFLSFIKDGNFKTKPQISQNHIDEVFLTLCASSLAKPLKLAILKNEDQIYGFLFEKEQLFALIDSAALLGENIIICE, from the coding sequence ATGAGTGAGTTTTTGAGCGAAGTTTTTACCCTTTCATTTTTATTTATAGCTATTGGGTTTTACGCCATTTATAGGGCTAAAAAGGCGCAAAGCGAGCATGAGAAAAACGTGACTAGTTATGATAAAAATCTGCTAAATTTTGCCAAAATTTTAGGCGTAAAAGATCATATCGACCTAGTTAAATTTGATGAAATTTTGGCTGAAGCCTTAAAAGAAAAACTAATTTTTAAATTTAATAAATCCACCTCACAAGAGGAATTTCTCTCTTTTATAAAAGATGGAAATTTCAAAACCAAACCCCAAATTTCACAAAATCATATCGATGAAGTCTTTCTCACGCTTTGCGCAAGCTCACTTGCAAAGCCGCTTAAGCTTGCGATACTAAAAAATGAAGATCAAATTTATGGATTTTTGTTTGAAAAAGAGCAGCTTTTTGCTCTTATTGATAGCGCTGCACTGCTTGGCGAAAATATTATAATTTGCGAGTAA
- a CDS encoding UDP-N-acetylmuramate dehydrogenase: MTRLVDFSKFTSVRIGGVHEIFEINSLEDLSSPHFLGAVMIGGGNNLLISPNPPKMAMLGKSFDYINLERLGDKIYLEIGAATKSAKIYNFCKQNNIAHLEFLKNIPGTLGGLIKMNAGLLKFSISNNLTHVRLARGWVSKDEIKFSYRHSGIDEAILGAKFKLSSGFDAGISEAISAKRANQPKGASFGSCFVNPEGHFAGALLEAVGLKGYAIGGAKFSEEHANFLINFNHASFEDATSLINLAKTRVLEKFGVELKTEVCIL; encoded by the coding sequence GTGACGAGGCTTGTTGACTTTTCTAAATTTACCTCAGTTAGGATAGGCGGTGTGCATGAAATTTTCGAGATAAATAGCCTTGAAGATCTAAGCTCGCCTCACTTTTTAGGCGCTGTGATGATAGGCGGAGGTAACAACCTTCTTATCTCGCCAAATCCTCCCAAAATGGCGATGCTCGGCAAGAGTTTTGACTATATAAATTTAGAACGCTTAGGCGATAAAATTTACCTTGAGATAGGTGCTGCGACAAAATCAGCCAAAATTTATAACTTCTGTAAACAAAACAACATAGCTCACCTAGAGTTTTTAAAAAATATCCCTGGTACACTTGGCGGACTTATAAAAATGAACGCTGGACTGCTTAAATTTAGCATAAGCAATAACCTCACACATGTGCGTCTGGCTCGTGGCTGGGTGAGCAAAGATGAGATAAAATTTAGCTACCGACATAGCGGCATAGATGAGGCCATTTTGGGAGCTAAATTTAAGCTTTCTAGCGGCTTTGACGCGGGCATATCTGAAGCTATAAGTGCAAAAAGGGCAAATCAACCAAAAGGAGCTAGCTTTGGCAGCTGCTTTGTAAATCCTGAAGGGCACTTTGCAGGGGCGCTGCTTGAGGCGGTTGGACTAAAGGGATACGCGATCGGCGGAGCGAAATTTAGCGAAGAGCACGCAAATTTTTTGATAAATTTTAACCACGCAAGCTTTGAGGACGCCACTAGCCTTATAAATTTGGCAAAGACTAGAGTTTTAGAGAAATTTGGCGTAGAGCTTAAGACTGAAGTTTGCATTTTATAA
- the fliQ gene encoding flagellar biosynthesis protein FliQ, whose protein sequence is MMQSTLVSLGVETFKIALYISLPMLLSGLIAGLIISIFQATTQINETTLSFVPKILLVVVVIIFLMPWMISMMVEFTTRMLDFIPEFIQ, encoded by the coding sequence CTGATGCAAAGTACGCTTGTCTCGCTTGGAGTTGAAACCTTTAAGATCGCCCTTTATATCAGCCTTCCGATGCTGCTAAGTGGCCTAATCGCAGGTCTTATCATCTCCATTTTTCAAGCGACCACGCAGATAAACGAAACCACGCTAAGCTTCGTGCCAAAAATCTTGTTAGTCGTCGTTGTCATCATATTTTTGATGCCTTGGATGATCTCGATGATGGTTGAATTTACCACTCGCATGCTTGATTTTATACCGGAATTTATCCAGTGA
- a CDS encoding menaquinone biosynthesis family protein, producing the protein MYAAVKFGWVSSKNLAFTSKALDIETLNEEALKSTYEATAISFALYPKICDEYALLRCAVSFGKGYGPKLIKLKGKQLKRNFKVALSGKNTTNALLFRIAYPEARIVYKNFLEIENAVLSGEVDAGVLIHESILNFSDQLCVEREIWDIWSELNGENLPLPLGGMALRRSLPITDAIECERVLSEAVRIATSHKPFLSHMLMERNLIRVGKDELKTYLNLYANDESISMNETQLKALNKLYQIGYDKGFFEKPIDVNDYLIPTEYNEVRFS; encoded by the coding sequence ATGTATGCCGCGGTCAAATTTGGCTGGGTTAGCAGTAAAAATTTAGCCTTCACATCAAAGGCGCTTGATATAGAAACGCTAAACGAGGAAGCGCTAAAAAGTACTTACGAGGCAACAGCGATCAGCTTTGCACTCTATCCAAAAATTTGCGACGAGTATGCGCTTTTACGCTGCGCAGTGAGCTTTGGCAAAGGCTATGGCCCAAAGCTTATCAAGCTAAAAGGCAAGCAACTAAAGCGAAATTTTAAGGTCGCGCTCTCTGGCAAAAACACGACAAATGCCCTACTCTTTCGCATAGCCTACCCAGAGGCGAGGATCGTTTACAAAAACTTCTTAGAGATCGAAAATGCCGTGCTTAGCGGCGAGGTCGATGCTGGCGTGCTCATACATGAAAGTATCTTAAATTTCTCAGATCAGCTCTGCGTAGAGCGTGAGATCTGGGACATCTGGAGCGAGCTAAACGGCGAAAATTTACCGCTTCCACTTGGTGGCATGGCGCTTAGACGAAGTTTGCCCATAACCGACGCGATCGAGTGCGAGAGAGTGCTTAGCGAGGCCGTTAGGATCGCCACTTCGCACAAGCCATTTTTATCTCACATGCTAATGGAGCGAAACCTCATCAGAGTTGGCAAAGATGAGCTTAAAACGTATCTAAATTTATACGCAAATGACGAGTCAATAAGCATGAACGAAACGCAGCTAAAAGCGCTAAATAAGCTCTATCAAATAGGCTACGATAAAGGCTTTTTTGAAAAGCCAATCGACGTAAACGACTACCTAATTCCAACTGAATACAACGAAGTAAGGTTTAGCTGA
- a CDS encoding chemotaxis protein, whose translation MKFIKILTFLALFLTVCTAANYANAFEKAGILEDGVYRFSQNGLGVKKDLLVKVISVQNTKIPYKKIISMLNIPKKSKINDFKTNDTGVIVWPFYEIEGKFLTTIIVENIKKEDSDKKLLKMLELKHPFYSTILARRKGAKDAIDVKYVLNFKEAKLVKSFKNRP comes from the coding sequence ATGAAATTTATAAAAATTTTAACGTTTCTAGCGCTTTTTCTAACCGTTTGCACCGCCGCAAACTACGCTAATGCCTTTGAAAAGGCTGGTATCCTTGAAGACGGAGTTTACCGCTTTAGCCAAAATGGCCTCGGCGTCAAAAAGGACCTGCTTGTAAAGGTGATCTCGGTGCAAAACACAAAAATTCCTTATAAAAAGATCATCTCCATGCTAAATATCCCAAAAAAGTCTAAAATAAATGACTTTAAAACAAACGATACTGGCGTGATAGTCTGGCCATTTTACGAGATTGAGGGCAAATTTTTAACGACAATAATCGTTGAAAATATAAAAAAAGAAGATAGCGATAAAAAACTGCTTAAGATGCTTGAACTTAAGCATCCGTTTTACTCGACGATCCTAGCACGAAGAAAGGGTGCTAAAGACGCTATAGACGTGAAATACGTGCTAAATTTCAAAGAGGCAAAGCTGGTAAAATCGTTTAAAAACCGCCCTTAA
- a CDS encoding nicotinate phosphoribosyltransferase, with product MNELELKMQGKIKRLTDKTFRLDQRIGEGYFTAKYFLKVNEIIKQNLPDQHVTMQFFQRRDDIVLCGIDEVLAIVNKFAKNPSELEIYALDDGDIINANEPVLKISGKYENFGFLENVIDATLTRRSCVATNSRDVIKAANGKDVFSMADRQDDICTQPGDGYASFIGGIKKVATDAQGELTGLKGGGTMPHALIQMCGGDVVKACQIYAKTFENEQITALVDYNNDVITDALKAANALKERLGAVRVDTSKNLIDKYFEGKDTSKFDPHGVCKELIFALREALDKAGFKYVKIVVSSGFSPKIMEDFEAHNTPVDTYGVGSYLVKNDICGFTGDLVELNGKDEAKFGRKNFASDRLKRVKF from the coding sequence ATGAACGAACTTGAGCTAAAGATGCAAGGCAAAATAAAAAGGCTAACAGATAAGACTTTTAGGCTAGATCAAAGGATCGGCGAGGGCTATTTCACGGCGAAATACTTTCTAAAAGTAAATGAGATAATTAAGCAAAACCTGCCAGATCAGCACGTGACGATGCAGTTTTTCCAAAGGCGTGATGATATCGTGCTTTGCGGTATCGACGAGGTTTTAGCGATAGTCAATAAATTTGCCAAAAACCCAAGCGAGCTTGAAATTTACGCACTTGATGATGGCGATATCATAAATGCAAACGAGCCAGTTTTAAAGATAAGCGGCAAGTATGAAAATTTTGGCTTTTTAGAAAACGTGATCGACGCGACACTTACTAGAAGAAGCTGCGTGGCGACAAACTCTAGAGACGTGATAAAAGCGGCAAATGGTAAGGACGTCTTTAGCATGGCAGACAGGCAAGATGACATCTGCACGCAGCCAGGCGACGGATATGCTTCATTTATCGGCGGCATCAAAAAGGTCGCCACAGATGCTCAGGGCGAGCTTACAGGGCTAAAAGGTGGTGGCACCATGCCTCACGCACTCATTCAAATGTGTGGCGGAGATGTGGTGAAGGCTTGCCAAATTTACGCTAAAACCTTTGAAAACGAGCAGATCACGGCATTGGTTGATTATAACAACGACGTGATTACAGACGCATTAAAGGCTGCAAATGCCTTAAAAGAGAGGCTTGGCGCGGTTAGAGTCGATACTAGTAAAAATTTGATAGATAAGTATTTTGAAGGCAAAGATACGAGTAAATTTGACCCACATGGCGTTTGCAAGGAGCTTATATTTGCCCTAAGAGAGGCGCTTGATAAAGCTGGTTTTAAATACGTCAAAATCGTTGTTAGCTCAGGTTTTAGTCCTAAGATTATGGAAGATTTTGAAGCTCATAACACGCCGGTTGATACTTATGGCGTGGGAAGTTATCTTGTTAAAAATGACATTTGTGGCTTTACAGGCGATCTAGTCGAGCTAAACGGCAAAGATGAGGCAAAATTTGGTAGGAAAAATTTCGCTTCAGATAGGCTAAAGAGAGTGAAATTTTAA
- the modA gene encoding molybdate ABC transporter substrate-binding protein — protein sequence MKKFLLLMVAIFAFGNENLLVSAGGGYKKIVEAVAQNLKKDGVNIDTSFANITAIMAQAKEGKTDVIVGDEDFLKKSDLKIAEYVNLGSGALVLATKKGVKIEKAEELKALSKIAMPDAVKTVYGKRANEFMQKANLSSELKDKILAVAGVPQVVTYILNGEVDAGFINQTELNAHKDEFGSFVLIDKSLYAPANIVAAKLEGCDKKADCEKFLTELKSERSKEIYTKFGIR from the coding sequence ATGAAAAAGTTCTTACTTTTAATGGTCGCAATTTTTGCATTTGGCAATGAAAATTTGCTAGTAAGTGCTGGTGGCGGATATAAAAAGATAGTCGAAGCAGTCGCGCAAAATCTCAAAAAAGATGGCGTAAATATCGACACTTCTTTTGCGAACATCACAGCTATCATGGCTCAGGCAAAAGAGGGAAAAACTGACGTGATAGTAGGCGATGAGGACTTTTTAAAAAAATCTGATCTAAAGATCGCTGAGTATGTAAATTTAGGCTCAGGCGCTTTGGTGCTAGCTACCAAAAAAGGTGTAAAAATTGAAAAAGCTGAAGAGCTAAAAGCTCTTTCTAAGATCGCTATGCCAGATGCTGTAAAGACGGTTTATGGCAAAAGGGCGAATGAATTTATGCAAAAAGCGAATTTAAGCAGCGAGCTAAAGGATAAAATTTTAGCAGTTGCTGGTGTGCCACAGGTCGTTACATATATATTAAACGGCGAAGTTGATGCTGGATTCATCAACCAAACTGAACTAAATGCACACAAAGATGAATTTGGTAGTTTTGTCTTGATAGACAAATCGCTTTACGCTCCAGCAAACATCGTGGCTGCGAAGCTTGAAGGATGCGATAAAAAGGCTGATTGTGAGAAATTTTTAACTGAGCTAAAAAGCGAGAGATCAAAAGAAATTTACACTAAATTTGGCATAAGATAA
- a CDS encoding molybdate ABC transporter permease subunit — protein sequence MQELSWLFDPLFLSVKVVLCQGALLIVFGLALAYLLAFYKGKLRAILEMIVTFPLIFPPIATGFLLLCLLGKNGIVGKALNLEIIFSFKALVLAAFIASLPLFVKPVASALGSLSKSLSEAAYSLGKDKFQTAIFVLFPCVAKSVAAAFILAISRGLGEVGITLILGGNIIGKTDTISLAIYNAVYDGKSDEALVLSLVLVVLSFILFGIINLLDKSKI from the coding sequence TTGCAAGAGCTCTCTTGGCTATTTGATCCACTATTTTTAAGTGTAAAGGTCGTTTTGTGCCAAGGGGCTTTGCTTATCGTTTTTGGGCTGGCTTTAGCTTATCTTTTGGCCTTTTATAAAGGTAAACTTAGAGCCATTTTAGAGATGATCGTAACTTTTCCACTCATCTTTCCGCCCATTGCTACTGGATTTTTACTGCTTTGTCTGCTTGGCAAAAATGGCATCGTCGGCAAGGCTTTAAATTTAGAAATTATTTTTAGTTTTAAGGCTCTTGTGTTAGCTGCTTTTATAGCTTCGCTACCACTTTTTGTAAAGCCTGTCGCATCTGCTCTTGGCTCACTTTCAAAAAGCCTAAGTGAAGCAGCATATAGCCTTGGAAAAGATAAATTTCAAACAGCTATTTTCGTGCTCTTCCCATGTGTTGCAAAAAGCGTAGCAGCGGCTTTTATCTTAGCGATTTCGCGTGGGCTTGGCGAGGTTGGCATAACACTTATACTTGGCGGAAATATAATAGGAAAAACCGACACTATCTCGCTTGCCATTTATAATGCCGTATATGATGGTAAAAGCGATGAGGCTCTAGTTTTAAGCCTTGTTTTGGTTGTATTAAGCTTTATTTTGTTTGGGATTATAAATTTGCTTGATAAAAGTAAAATTTAA
- a CDS encoding BON domain-containing protein — MALFFCSCSSVLSPATAPLNVYDAYSISRDKRGIYSITRDKFIQSKLQSKILFSKGLSNIDIEIEVFYGDAYLIGLVDSKELEDKLVELAKSTDGVRKIYTYLRIKKPEYPCDSLKILANLKQNLFKDSIVEGTNVRVSIVGCDVVFSGVVDSIEQEKHAIWYAKHIDGVADVYSFIKVIK; from the coding sequence TTGGCTCTATTTTTTTGCTCTTGTTCTTCGGTTCTTTCTCCAGCAACTGCACCGCTAAATGTATATGATGCGTACTCTATTTCACGCGATAAACGTGGTATTTACTCGATCACAAGAGATAAATTTATACAAAGCAAATTGCAAAGCAAAATTTTATTTTCAAAAGGGCTTAGCAATATTGATATCGAGATTGAGGTCTTTTACGGAGATGCCTATCTGATAGGACTTGTTGATAGTAAAGAGCTTGAAGATAAGCTAGTAGAACTAGCCAAAAGTACAGATGGTGTGCGAAAAATTTATACCTATCTTCGTATCAAGAAGCCAGAATATCCATGCGATAGTCTAAAAATTCTTGCAAACTTAAAACAAAATCTTTTTAAAGATAGTATAGTTGAGGGCACAAATGTGCGTGTTAGCATAGTTGGCTGCGATGTCGTATTTAGTGGCGTAGTTGATAGCATTGAGCAAGAAAAACATGCTATTTGGTATGCTAAACATATTGACGGCGTGGCCGATGTCTACTCGTTCATCAAAGTTATCAAATAA